The following proteins come from a genomic window of Gemmatimonadota bacterium:
- a CDS encoding FtsX-like permease family protein, whose translation MFSNYFTVAFRHFNRQKGYSFINVMSLALGIACCLLILLFIRDELSYDRYYDRSDRTYRVTAEQRQGGEVVRTADVLRPTVWYMRQDFPEIEDMVRLVPPGNAWMVKYGDKGFYERNFYLADTTVFDVFQVPLLTGNPKTALTGNDKIVLSESIARKYFGDENPMGKILDSEGTFHLEVTGIMPDLPANTHLGFDILASFKIQEAYSRNVNEWGWRTAHSYIVLREGTDPAELEAKLPAFVEKHLGNRYESGEATLTYRLQPVTDIHLHSRLERELTPNSDIRYIYLFIAIAVFIIVIACINFMNLATARSAGRAREIGLRKVFGAVRYQMARQFLVESLLMSGLAVLLALMLAWISLPWFNLLTGKTMFLDAETAWFALGAVVVIGVIVGCVSGSYPALYLSGLAPIETLKGTLASGSGTAGMRRVLVVSQFVISIALIICTGVVYSQMDFIQKRNMGLNTDLVVAVPLTFDPVQETARIYKQRVKESPYITNATSTYILPGHKNAVIPITLQRTGESEFEKIDMSQAWTDEDFVETLGIELVTGRYFDTSFVSDWGWETAGGGAVLNEAAVMRLGFDSPEDAVGKELNWVRELRQGWQEEGRQLRRIVGVVKDFHYTSLHQPIGPLVMFADYQGGHVVIKIKPESLSEGLEMIEDVWQEVNPEFAFEYFFVEDIFGRLYEAEQRFGRIFVSFAALAVLIACLGLVGLSSFTAERRTKEIGVRKVLGASIPNLFRLLSNEFVRLVIVANIFAWPAAYLVMNRWLDNFAYRVDLGWATFILAGVLAMAIALLTVSFQAARAATANPVESLRAE comes from the coding sequence ATGTTCAGCAACTACTTCACGGTAGCGTTCCGTCACTTTAACCGCCAGAAGGGCTATTCGTTCATCAACGTCATGAGCCTGGCGCTTGGGATCGCGTGCTGCCTCCTCATCCTGCTCTTCATCCGGGACGAGCTGAGCTATGACCGTTATTATGACCGCTCGGACCGAACCTACCGCGTAACGGCCGAACAACGACAGGGAGGCGAGGTCGTTCGTACCGCCGATGTCCTGAGGCCCACGGTCTGGTACATGCGCCAGGACTTCCCGGAAATCGAGGACATGGTCCGCCTCGTCCCCCCCGGCAACGCCTGGATGGTCAAGTACGGCGACAAGGGTTTCTACGAGCGGAACTTCTACCTGGCCGACACGACGGTTTTCGACGTGTTCCAGGTTCCCCTGCTTACGGGCAATCCAAAGACGGCGCTGACCGGGAACGACAAGATCGTGCTGTCCGAATCCATTGCCAGGAAGTACTTCGGCGACGAAAACCCCATGGGTAAGATCCTGGACTCCGAAGGGACCTTTCACCTCGAAGTGACCGGTATCATGCCGGACCTGCCCGCCAATACCCACCTCGGATTCGATATTCTCGCGTCCTTCAAGATCCAGGAAGCCTACTCCAGGAATGTCAACGAGTGGGGATGGCGCACGGCCCATAGTTACATCGTGCTCCGGGAGGGCACCGATCCGGCCGAACTGGAAGCCAAGCTGCCCGCTTTCGTGGAAAAACACCTTGGAAACCGCTACGAAAGCGGTGAAGCCACACTGACATACAGGCTGCAGCCGGTAACGGACATCCATCTCCATTCGCGCCTGGAACGGGAACTGACGCCTAACAGCGATATCAGGTACATTTACCTTTTCATCGCCATCGCGGTCTTCATCATCGTCATCGCCTGCATCAATTTCATGAACCTGGCGACCGCCCGGTCCGCGGGCAGGGCCAGGGAAATCGGCCTCCGAAAAGTTTTCGGCGCAGTCCGGTACCAGATGGCGCGGCAGTTTCTCGTCGAATCGCTGCTGATGAGCGGATTGGCCGTGTTGCTCGCTTTGATGCTCGCGTGGATCAGCCTGCCGTGGTTCAACCTGCTCACGGGCAAGACCATGTTCCTGGATGCTGAAACCGCCTGGTTTGCCCTCGGCGCCGTAGTGGTCATCGGTGTCATCGTCGGGTGCGTATCGGGCAGCTATCCCGCACTATACCTGTCCGGTCTGGCGCCGATCGAGACGCTCAAGGGAACGCTCGCGTCCGGTTCCGGCACGGCCGGCATGCGCCGGGTGCTGGTCGTAAGCCAGTTCGTCATTTCAATCGCCCTGATCATATGTACCGGTGTGGTTTACAGCCAGATGGATTTCATTCAGAAGAGAAACATGGGGCTGAACACGGACCTGGTCGTGGCCGTCCCCCTGACTTTCGACCCGGTCCAGGAGACGGCGAGGATATACAAACAACGCGTGAAGGAAAGTCCGTACATTACTAACGCCACCTCCACGTACATCCTTCCCGGTCACAAGAACGCCGTGATACCCATCACGTTACAGCGGACGGGCGAAAGCGAATTCGAGAAGATCGATATGAGCCAGGCCTGGACGGATGAAGACTTCGTCGAGACGTTGGGCATTGAGCTCGTCACGGGCCGCTACTTCGACACTTCCTTCGTCAGCGACTGGGGTTGGGAGACTGCGGGAGGCGGGGCCGTTCTGAACGAGGCCGCCGTAATGAGGCTGGGATTCGATTCTCCGGAAGACGCCGTAGGCAAGGAATTGAACTGGGTGCGGGAACTGCGGCAGGGATGGCAGGAGGAAGGCAGGCAACTGCGCAGGATCGTCGGCGTTGTGAAGGACTTTCACTACACGTCGCTGCACCAGCCCATAGGACCGTTGGTCATGTTCGCCGACTACCAGGGCGGTCACGTCGTCATCAAGATCAAGCCGGAATCCCTGTCTGAAGGCCTTGAAATGATCGAAGACGTATGGCAGGAAGTGAACCCGGAGTTCGCCTTCGAGTATTTCTTCGTGGAAGACATCTTCGGGCGCCTGTATGAGGCCGAACAGCGATTCGGCAGGATATTCGTCAGTTTCGCCGCCCTGGCCGTGCTGATCGCCTGCCTCGGTCTCGTCGGCCTCTCCTCCTTCACCGCGGAACGGCGGACGAAGGAAATAGGGGTACGCAAGGTCCTGGGCGCTTCCATACCGAACCTGTTTCGCCTGCTGTCCAACGAATTCGTCCGGCTCGTGATCGTGGCCAACATCTTCGCCTGGCCGGCGGCCTACCTGGTGATGAACCGATGGCTGGACAACTTCGCCTACCGCGTCGACCTGGGTTGGGCCACCTTCATTCTGGCTGGCGTCCTGGCCATGGCGATCGCCCTCCTGACCGTGAGTTTCCAGGCTGCCCGGGCCGCCACCGCCAATCCGGTGGAGTCGCTGCGGGCCGAGTAG
- a CDS encoding ion transporter: MRSTLQAQIGRLVDSKAFQHTVLGVITAAAILVGLETSREMVARYGDWLHRLDQLVLLFFIVEAVLKMARHGRHWYRYFGDRWNVFDFLIVVACLMPAGGQYAAVLRLARVLRALRLVTAVPKLQLLVNSLLKSVTSLGYVGLLLAVLFYVYAVLGVYLFRGNDPVHFQDLATALLTLFRVVTLEDWTDVMYIQMYGSDAYPNYADFAQAHLREASRAMPVLGAAFFVSFVMLGTMIMLNLFIGVIINSMSEAQADRESEERRRHLERDGRISVGDEIGLIEEEIQKLSRRLKSLRGRADADSRDG, from the coding sequence ATGAGGTCAACGTTGCAAGCGCAAATCGGTAGACTCGTCGATTCGAAGGCGTTTCAGCACACCGTACTCGGGGTGATCACGGCGGCCGCCATCCTGGTGGGGCTTGAAACCTCTCGGGAAATGGTGGCCCGGTACGGCGACTGGCTGCACCGGCTCGACCAGTTGGTCCTGCTGTTCTTCATCGTGGAAGCCGTGCTGAAGATGGCGCGCCACGGCCGTCACTGGTACCGGTATTTCGGCGACCGCTGGAACGTGTTCGATTTCCTCATCGTGGTGGCCTGCCTGATGCCCGCGGGAGGACAGTACGCGGCGGTGCTGCGCCTGGCCCGGGTGCTCCGGGCGCTGCGGCTGGTGACCGCGGTGCCGAAACTGCAACTGCTGGTCAACTCGCTGCTCAAGTCGGTCACTTCGCTGGGATACGTCGGCCTCCTGCTGGCCGTGCTGTTCTACGTCTACGCGGTGCTGGGCGTCTACCTCTTCCGCGGCAACGATCCGGTGCACTTCCAGGACCTGGCGACGGCGCTGCTGACCCTCTTCCGGGTCGTGACCCTGGAGGACTGGACCGATGTGATGTATATCCAGATGTACGGCAGCGACGCTTATCCGAATTACGCTGACTTCGCCCAGGCCCACCTCCGCGAAGCCTCCCGGGCCATGCCCGTCCTCGGCGCCGCCTTCTTCGTTTCCTTCGTGATGCTCGGCACCATGATCATGCTGAACCTCTTCATCGGAGTCATCATCAACTCCATGTCCGAAGCCCAGGCCGACCGGGAGTCGGAGGAAAGGCGCAGGCACCTGGAGCGGGACGGACGGATCAGCGTGGGGGATGAAATCGGGTTGATCGAGGAAGAGATCCAGAAACTTTCGAGACGACTCAAGTCTCTGCGCGGGCGGGCGGATGCAGACAGCAGGGATGGCTGA
- the larE gene encoding ATP-dependent sacrificial sulfur transferase LarE, which yields MVGVPLPARAVKAFQPGSIPELAYGEFGFIGELDLSRNQTSTLDEKYQSLRDDLRAMGSVLVAYSAGVDSTLLLKVASDVLEDRALGVTGVSESLPEEEKNEAAELAEWMGARHRYVDTEEIHNAEYMQNNPRRCYFCRDELYSRLEVIAREEGAAFICEGSILDDISDFRPGMLAIREHGVRSPLKDAGFTKVDVRALSEKLGLPTADKPSLACLSSRFPYGDPITIEALEQVGRAEAFIRGLGLKQFRVRHHRNMARIETEPADLAKVIEHHDEIAAYLKEIGYNYVTLDLEGYRTGSMNEVLKKRKAAPAETS from the coding sequence ATGGTGGGCGTTCCCTTGCCGGCGCGTGCCGTGAAGGCGTTTCAGCCGGGATCGATACCGGAACTCGCCTACGGTGAATTCGGGTTTATCGGGGAGCTGGACTTGAGCCGGAACCAGACCTCCACGCTGGACGAAAAATACCAGTCGCTACGCGATGATCTGCGCGCCATGGGCAGCGTCCTGGTGGCCTACTCCGCCGGCGTGGACAGCACGCTGCTGCTGAAGGTCGCCTCCGACGTGCTGGAGGACCGCGCCCTGGGCGTAACCGGCGTGTCCGAGTCGCTGCCTGAGGAGGAGAAGAACGAGGCCGCCGAACTGGCCGAATGGATGGGCGCCCGCCACCGCTACGTGGACACGGAGGAAATCCACAACGCGGAGTACATGCAGAACAATCCGCGGAGGTGCTATTTCTGCCGGGATGAATTGTATTCGCGCCTCGAGGTGATCGCCCGGGAAGAAGGCGCCGCTTTCATCTGCGAAGGCAGCATCCTGGACGACATAAGCGACTTCCGCCCGGGCATGCTGGCCATCCGGGAACACGGCGTGCGCAGCCCGCTGAAGGACGCCGGGTTCACCAAGGTCGACGTCCGCGCGCTGTCGGAGAAACTCGGCCTGCCCACGGCGGACAAGCCGTCCCTGGCCTGCCTGTCGTCGCGCTTTCCCTACGGCGATCCGATCACGATTGAAGCCCTTGAACAAGTCGGCCGGGCCGAAGCCTTCATCCGCGGCCTGGGCTTGAAGCAGTTCCGGGTGCGGCACCACCGAAACATGGCCCGCATCGAGACGGAGCCCGCCGATCTCGCGAAGGTAATCGAGCACCACGACGAGATCGCGGCGTACTTGAAGGAAATCGGCTATAACTACGTCACGCTGGACCTGGAAGGATACCGCACCGGGAGCATGAACGAGGTGCTGAAGAAACGGAAAGCGGCGCCCGCCGAGACCTCGTGA
- a CDS encoding TonB C-terminal domain-containing protein produces the protein MDIYSKEYAHHSRLLGRTVTFRRSTAKNLLIAFAAAGLLHSLFLVVLLATGLLEDKNMIELTLAPYERLEQLEQAYMEMQNPPTLVDVPEEARVEEPPDDPDADVADKNAAASDLLEDTELPEGLAYSEGDLEIRTMEDSEEEEDQQHDPFAGGVPLTPRAGGIEDFNELVDPPMWTSDMIIRPEYRGRGGREGRGEGGMEGEVIASAPRPTGPEAPVFIPQDDLNELAQESRQPAYERHRRFGFGFGSTGPRVPRTDNRHTSVRDYGDFSLSTYAWDYAPYLYILRERVRRRWFAPEAFNLGLVSGRVIIRFKIMPDGALRDLEVLSYRDNDIPYQSLVASSRNAIESASPFPPLPADFLHPFLEITGTFYYQILRAR, from the coding sequence ATGGATATTTACTCGAAAGAATACGCCCACCATTCCCGGCTCCTGGGACGGACCGTAACCTTTCGCCGCAGTACGGCCAAGAACCTCCTGATCGCCTTCGCGGCCGCCGGGCTGCTCCATAGCCTTTTCCTGGTGGTCCTCCTGGCCACCGGCCTGCTCGAAGACAAGAACATGATCGAGCTCACCCTCGCGCCCTATGAGCGCCTGGAGCAGCTCGAACAGGCCTATATGGAAATGCAGAACCCGCCGACCCTGGTCGACGTGCCGGAAGAAGCGCGCGTGGAGGAACCCCCGGACGACCCCGACGCCGACGTGGCGGACAAGAATGCCGCCGCGAGCGATCTGCTGGAGGATACGGAGCTGCCCGAGGGGTTGGCTTATTCTGAGGGCGACCTGGAAATCAGGACGATGGAGGATTCCGAAGAAGAGGAAGATCAACAGCACGACCCCTTCGCCGGCGGCGTACCCCTCACTCCCCGGGCGGGCGGCATCGAGGACTTCAACGAACTGGTAGACCCGCCGATGTGGACCTCCGACATGATCATCCGGCCCGAATACCGGGGCCGGGGCGGTCGGGAAGGCCGCGGTGAAGGCGGGATGGAAGGGGAGGTCATTGCTTCGGCGCCCCGGCCTACCGGTCCGGAAGCCCCGGTCTTCATTCCCCAGGACGACCTGAACGAACTGGCCCAGGAATCCCGGCAACCCGCGTACGAGCGGCACCGGCGCTTCGGATTCGGATTCGGGAGTACCGGGCCGCGGGTGCCCAGGACAGATAACCGCCACACCTCGGTCAGGGACTACGGCGATTTCTCCCTCAGCACCTACGCCTGGGACTACGCGCCTTACCTGTACATCCTCCGCGAAAGGGTGAGACGGCGCTGGTTCGCCCCGGAGGCCTTCAACCTCGGCCTGGTGAGCGGGCGGGTCATCATCCGGTTCAAGATCATGCCCGACGGCGCGCTGCGCGACCTCGAGGTCCTGTCCTACCGGGACAACGACATCCCCTACCAGTCCCTCGTGGCCTCGAGCCGCAACGCCATCGAGTCGGCCAGCCCCTTCCCGCCGCTTCCCGCCGATTTCCTCCATCCATTCCTGGAAATCACCGGCACTTTCTACTACCAGATCCTGCGTGCGAGGTAA
- a CDS encoding replication-associated recombination protein A: MTDLFSDQAEKQLQREAPLASRMRPDSLEGFLGQRGLVGRGRLLNESIERDTPFSMILWGPPGSGKTTLAFIIARSTDSHFVALSAVSAGVKDLHKATAEARDRLGMHGKRTILFIDEIHRFNKLQQDAVLPTVENGTLTLIGATTENPSFDVNNALLSRCRVLRLEPLSEEDLQSIVRNALEDEEHGLGGRNIELDDEAAAHLAAVAGGDARIALNTLEVAAMTTPRGDGNRIRLTVKEIDEALQHRSPHYDKGGDWHFDAISALHKSVRDSDPDGALYWLARMLIAGDDPLYIARRVIRMSVEDIGLADPFALTLTTSAQQAVHFVGQPEGDLMLAHAVVYLATAPKSNAVYAAFSKARQDAEQTSDEPVPMHLRNAPTRLMKEMGHGKGYKYAHDYDGASVDQEHLPESIKGHRYYEPTDRGREEKIRVWMEKMRKARDGG, translated from the coding sequence ATGACCGATCTCTTCTCCGACCAGGCCGAAAAGCAACTGCAACGGGAAGCGCCGCTGGCCTCCCGCATGCGGCCCGATTCGCTGGAGGGTTTCCTGGGCCAACGGGGGCTGGTCGGCCGGGGACGCCTCCTGAACGAGTCCATCGAGCGGGACACGCCCTTTTCGATGATCCTGTGGGGGCCGCCGGGATCGGGCAAGACCACCCTGGCCTTCATCATCGCCCGTTCCACGGATTCGCATTTCGTCGCGTTGAGCGCCGTGAGCGCCGGCGTGAAGGACCTGCACAAGGCGACCGCCGAAGCCCGGGACCGGCTGGGCATGCACGGCAAGCGGACCATCCTGTTCATCGATGAGATCCATCGCTTCAACAAGCTGCAACAGGACGCCGTGCTGCCGACCGTGGAGAACGGCACGCTGACCCTCATCGGCGCGACCACGGAGAACCCGTCCTTCGACGTCAACAACGCCCTGCTGTCCCGCTGCCGGGTACTCCGCCTGGAGCCGCTTTCGGAGGAGGATCTGCAAAGTATCGTTCGCAACGCGCTGGAGGACGAAGAACACGGACTGGGCGGGCGGAACATCGAGTTGGACGACGAGGCGGCCGCGCACCTGGCTGCCGTGGCCGGCGGCGACGCCAGGATCGCCCTGAATACGCTCGAAGTGGCGGCCATGACCACGCCGCGCGGCGACGGGAACCGGATTCGGCTGACCGTGAAGGAGATCGACGAAGCCCTGCAGCACCGTTCGCCGCACTACGACAAGGGCGGGGACTGGCACTTCGACGCCATTTCGGCCCTGCACAAGAGCGTGCGGGACTCCGATCCGGACGGCGCCCTCTACTGGCTGGCCCGGATGCTCATCGCCGGCGACGACCCCCTCTACATTGCGCGCCGGGTCATCCGCATGTCCGTGGAAGACATCGGACTGGCGGACCCCTTCGCGCTGACCCTGACCACCTCCGCCCAACAGGCGGTCCATTTCGTGGGCCAGCCCGAAGGCGACCTGATGCTCGCCCACGCGGTGGTGTACCTGGCCACCGCGCCGAAGAGCAACGCGGTCTACGCGGCCTTTTCGAAGGCACGGCAGGACGCGGAGCAGACGAGCGACGAGCCGGTGCCCATGCACCTGCGCAATGCCCCGACCCGCCTGATGAAGGAAATGGGCCACGGCAAGGGATACAAGTACGCCCACGACTACGACGGGGCGTCCGTGGACCAGGAGCATCTGCCCGAATCCATCAAGGGGCACCGCTACTACGAACCCACCGACCGGGGCCGCGAAGAGAAGATCCGTGTGTGGATGGAGAAGATGCGGAAGGCCAGGGACGGCGGCTGA
- the trpS gene encoding tryptophan--tRNA ligase has product MNLDERTQSIASAGNGSENGSSNGSSEPTRLYSGIQPTGDIHIGNYLGAVANWAKLIPKYDCIYCVVDYHAITIKYDPDTMRDAVLDTATMGIACGLDPERCTFFVQSHVSETMELAWIFSTVTALGALERMTQFKDKAAQHKQNINAGLFTYPVLQAADILGVKADGVPVGDDQSQHLELTREIARRFNHLYGPVFPEARTLYSPAPRILGLDGQSKMSKSQDNYIAMKDRSDTVRKKLSTAYTDPNRLRRSDPGNPDICNIFTLHKSFSSPDEVAAIDTECRSAGIGCVDCKKKLGDNMETAMTPIQDKYEDLTARPDDVRDALATGADRVRTLTSDTMSEVRENLGLR; this is encoded by the coding sequence ATGAATCTGGACGAAAGGACGCAGTCCATCGCTTCGGCGGGCAATGGTTCGGAGAACGGATCGAGCAACGGTTCGAGCGAACCGACCCGGCTGTACAGCGGCATCCAGCCAACCGGCGACATCCACATCGGGAACTATCTCGGCGCCGTGGCCAATTGGGCCAAGCTCATCCCGAAGTACGACTGCATCTACTGCGTCGTGGACTACCACGCCATCACCATCAAATACGACCCGGACACCATGCGGGACGCCGTGCTGGACACGGCGACCATGGGCATCGCCTGCGGCCTCGACCCGGAACGCTGCACCTTCTTCGTGCAGTCCCACGTATCCGAAACCATGGAGCTGGCCTGGATCTTCAGCACGGTCACCGCACTGGGCGCCCTGGAACGGATGACCCAGTTCAAGGACAAGGCCGCCCAGCACAAGCAGAACATCAACGCGGGCCTGTTCACCTACCCCGTGCTCCAGGCGGCAGACATCCTGGGTGTGAAGGCCGACGGCGTGCCCGTGGGCGACGACCAGTCCCAGCACCTCGAGCTGACGCGCGAGATCGCCCGGCGGTTCAACCACCTGTACGGGCCGGTGTTCCCCGAGGCCAGGACGCTCTACAGCCCCGCGCCGCGCATCCTCGGCCTGGACGGCCAGTCCAAGATGAGCAAGAGCCAGGACAACTACATCGCGATGAAGGACCGGAGCGACACGGTCAGGAAGAAGCTCAGCACCGCTTATACCGATCCGAACCGGCTGCGGAGATCGGACCCCGGTAACCCGGACATCTGCAACATCTTCACGCTGCACAAGTCCTTCTCCAGTCCCGACGAAGTGGCGGCCATCGATACGGAATGCCGGAGCGCGGGCATCGGATGCGTCGACTGCAAGAAGAAGCTGGGCGACAACATGGAAACCGCGATGACGCCGATCCAGGACAAGTACGAAGACCTGACCGCCCGGCCCGACGACGTGCGGGACGCCCTCGCCACGGGCGCCGACCGCGTAAGGACGCTGACGTCGGACACCATGTCGGAGGTCCGGGAAAACCTGGGATTGCGGTAG